A single genomic interval of Spinacia oleracea cultivar Varoflay chromosome 6, BTI_SOV_V1, whole genome shotgun sequence harbors:
- the LOC110787696 gene encoding cysteine-rich repeat secretory protein 38-like: MSNIHITYFIFILPFTFLLQTSLRVSAVPPLYHSCSSTTGNFTSNTIYEKNLNTLLDNLQRDISPLRFSRAVSRIRPSLFFGIALCRGDVKSSKCDACVRHASIELRKSCPYNKGAIIWYDDCLLKYLDQSFFGKIDSKNKFYLLNVANVSHDPNLFNQEVKGLLSKLALESANTKELFSFGKTKLDEFTNLYGSTQCTQDLSNKVCKICLDEAIRELPSCCYGKRGGRIIGGSCNVRYELYPFINS; this comes from the coding sequence ATGTCTAACATTCATATTACATACTTTATCTTTATTTTACCCTTTACTTTCCTTCTCCAAACAAGCCTTAGAGTTTCAGCGGTACCACCACTCTATCATTCTTGTTCATCAACCACCGGGAATTTCACTTCTAATACCATCTATGAAAAGAACCTTAACACACTCTTGGATAATTTACAGAGAGATATCTCTCCTTTGAGATTTTCGCGCGCCGTATCTCGTATACGTCCGTCTTTGTTTTTTGGAATCGCTCTCTGCCGAGGGGATGTAAAATCCTCGAAGTGTGACGCATGTGTTCGGCATGCTAGTATTGAACTTCGCAAGAGTTGCCCTTATAACAAAGGGGCAATTATATGGTATGACGATTGCTTGTTGAAGTACTTAGACCAAAGTTTCTTTGGTAAAATTGATAGCAAAAACAAATTTTATTTGTTGAATGTTGCTAACGTAAGTCATGATCCTAATTTGTTTAACCAGGAGGTTAAGGGATTATTGAGTAAGTTAGCTCTCGAGAGTGCTAACACTAAGGAACTTTTCTCATTTGGAAAAACGAAGCTCGATGAATTTACAAACTTGTATGGATCAACTCAATGTACCCAAGATTTGTCGAATAAAGTTTGCAAAATTTGCTTGGATGAAGCCATACGTGAGCTACCAAGTTGTTGTTATGGAAAAAGAGGAGGGAGGATAATAGGTGGGAGTTGTAACGTGAGATATGAGTTATACCCTTTTATCAATTCCTAG